The following proteins are encoded in a genomic region of Dioscorea cayenensis subsp. rotundata cultivar TDr96_F1 chromosome 8, TDr96_F1_v2_PseudoChromosome.rev07_lg8_w22 25.fasta, whole genome shotgun sequence:
- the LOC120266899 gene encoding uncharacterized protein LOC120266899 translates to MEEERSAILCSSANWVVSDGSIEGSISFDTSSSPVADDGPAAIPTGVFLLRPPSMDSIPCEITICFRSKYEIHRVYVRSTARVFEIYYTTDKKDKSNEYLCTVRCGEVTSGDDNQEYVTECQKESNETAASHEKLGQNDDGAGDEDEWIEVKVPHSPQQANETNSLGKMVHTNTKKIKEVFYEATAEIADASPCVTLSLRLLSLKNKACVHVEEIYIYADPVELTDPDNFGNTTGSIERSSLLAMLVPNLLQLSKSGSGRIQDRCSSDVLMAQKPQNSLEKAAESSMIAEMKVPQEINPNAANQKLGMDESGKDKAEITNSFMSSEKYTPVPEQDNLVYNRVEKVLDELVSRVGKIEAFCSRFEENMMKPLNCIETRLQSLEHQFEAFAARMPSSEGLCCSKISAPEFSFDESDSEHNDSNSSHLIEKDNSTLNESSVVDDVPDSLPDSQMSPGLVVKAPEFSSEDNEPGLVVKAPEFSTEDEEQTDNNDTGDTLDSTEKDPPQVKKFLSIEDALTSALKAFLSSTSDRFPPTGPNVTEKQKSSDGENNAVAPIILEGPPEGASCLSGDIDFGKKHCGLSDTVISEETTFDAVLPFVGPEKDHVFDSQMFPSPASYFPTNEDDLINHNETADSELWELRPVSSFSFLISSTEEVPEVSYGKKNVLASSVGMPCEGDKMAGMDNCCTKDMTNDAELPHAANFLHVLFEEPNEPATCEKQSSMGAPAGGSNPNGSLPEVPLEQKEHFLKWQKYSSAAEFDEVFTHPHSFASGSNSSYSSFPDGRWADESDGEENSFQNLGFGQLGRRWTEDSCTDSSIDEVFLKNKLAMGWSDASSAGSLCQLDGCITDDFGSNQATEDSTTIRSILSEPSIGNNHDKLKIETEWNYTLDSEHPVLDVKFPPVRTWITETPLEVLLGESSEPLEQYRDNDDHNLDTQQHDSFSYQDLDRSQSLLDVEDLMQPTEFPGSQDAPHGDQIDNGQPFSSLI, encoded by the exons TCTGTTTCAGGTCAAAATATGAAATTCACCGGGTTTATGTGCGGAGTACAGCTCGTGTTTTTGAAATATACTACACTACGGATAAAAAGGATAAGAGTAATGAGTATTTGTGTACTGTACGTTGTGGAGAAGTTACATCAGGAGATGATAACCAAGAATATGTTACTGAATGCCAAAAGGAAAGCAATGAAACTGCCGCATCACATGAAAAACTGGGTCAGAATGATGATGGTGCTGGTGATGAAGATGAGTGGATAGAAGTGAAGGTTCCACATTCTCCTCAGCAGGCTAATGAGACCAATTCTCTCGGAAAGATGGTTCAcacaaacacaaagaaaatcaaGGAA GTATTCTATGAGGCTACAGCTGAGATTGCTGATGCTAGCCCTTGTGTCACCCTTTCTCTTCGATTGCTGTCTCTGAAAAACAAAGCTTGTGTTCATGTAGAGGAGATTTACATCTATGCTGATCCAGTTGAATTGACTGATCCAGACAATTTTGGGAATACAACAGGAAGCATAGAAAGAAGTTCTTTGTTGGCCATGCTTGTTCCCAATCTTCTGCAATTATCAAAATCAGGCAGTGGCAGAATACAAGACAGGTGTTCTTCTGACGTCCTGATGGCCCAGAAACCGCAAAATAGTCTGGAAAAAGCTGCTGAGAGTAGCATGATTGCAGAGATGAAAGTACCTCAAGAAATAAATCCGAATGCCGCAAATCAGAAGTTGGGCATGGATGAAAGTGGGAAAGACAAGGCAGAAATTACAAATAGCTTCATGTCAAGTGAGAAATATACCCCTGTTCCAGAACAAGATAATTTGGTTTACAATCGTGTTGAGAAGGTATTAGATGAGCTTGTCTCAAGGGTGGGGAAGATAGAAGCTTTCTGCTCTAGGTTCGAGGAGAACATGATGAAGCCCCTCAATTGTATTGAGACGAGGCTCCAAAGTCTGGAGCACCAGTTTGAGGCATTTGCTGCAAGAATGCCTTCTTCTGAAGGATTGTGTTGCTCAAAGATTTCCGCCCCTGAATTTTCATTTGATGAATCTGACTCAGAACATAATGACTCTAACTCTTCACATCTGATCGAGAAAGATAATTCCACTCTCAATGAGTCATCTGTTGTTGATGATGTACCAGATTCCTTGCCTGACTCTCAGATGTCTCCTGGCCTTGTGGTTAAAGCTCCTGAATTCTCGAGTGAAGATAATGAGCCAGGCCTTGTGGTTAAGGCTCCAGAATTCTCTACAGAAGATGAGGAGCAAACTGACAACAATGATACTGGTGATACTCTAGATTCTACTGAAAAAGATCCTCCCCAAGTCAAAAAGTTCTTATCCATTGAAGATGCATTAACCTCAGCACTTAAGGCATTTCTATCCTCAACGAGTGACAGGTTCCCCCCGACAGGCCCAAATGtgacagaaaaacaaaaatcttctGATGGAGAAAACAATGCTGTGGCTCCTATCATCCTTGAAGGTCCACCTGAAGGAGCTAGCTGTCTATCTGGTGATATTGACTTTGGGAAAAAGCATTGCGGTTTATCAGACACAGTAATCTCAGAGGAAACTACTTTTGATGCTGTGCTGCCTTTTGTGGGGCCTGAAAAGGATCATGTTTTTGACTCGCAGATGTTTCCAAGTCCAGCATCTTATTTTCCAACAAATGAGGATGATCTTATCAATCACAATGAGACCGCAGATTCAGAGCTATGGGAGTTGCGTCCAGTctcatcattttctttcttaatttccTCAACTGAGGAGGTTCCTGAAGTTTCTTATGGTAAAAAGAATGTGTTGGCCTCTTCTGTTGGAATGCCCTGCGAAGGAGACAAGATGGCAGGTATGGACAACTGCTGTACCAAGGACATGACAAATGATGCTGAGCTGCCTCACGCTGCCAACTTCCTTCATGTATTGTTTGAGGAACCAAATGAACCTGCCACATGTGAGAAGCAGAGCTCCATGGGTGCTCCTGCTGGTGGATCAAATCCAAATGGTTCTCTTCCTGAAGTTCCCTTAGAGCAAAAGGAGCATTTCTTGAAATGGCAGAAATACAGTTCAGCGGCTGAATTTGATGAGGTATTTACACACCCTCATTCCTTTGCCAGTGGATCAAATTCGAGCTACAGCAGTTTCCCTGATGGACGATGGGCTGATGAAAGTGATGGTGAGGAAAACTCGTTTCAAAACCTTGGCTTTGGCCAACTTGGCCGAAGATGGACTGAAGACAGTTGTACTGATTCAAGTATCGATGAGGTTTTCTTGAAGAACAAACTTGCTATGGGATGGTCAGATGCAAGCAGTGCTGGTTCTCTTTGTCAGCTTGATGGGTGCATCACTGATGATTTTGGGAGCAACCAAGCAACTGAGGATAGCACTACCATTCGAAGTATTCTTAGTGAACCTTCTATTGGCAATAACCACGATAAGTTAAAAATTGAGACTGAATGGAATTATACATTAGACTCTGAACATCCAGTTTTGGATGTGAAGTTTCCACCAGTGAGAACCTGGATTACTGAAACTCCTCTTGAAGTCCTGCTAGGTGAATCATCAGAACCCCTGGAACAATATCGTGATAATGATGATCACAATCTTGACACACAACAACATGATTCATTTTCATATCAGGATCTGGACCGCAGTCAGTCTCTGTTGGATGTGGAAGATCTTATGCAGCCAACTGAGTTCCCTGGTTCACAGGATGCACCACATGGTGATCAGATTGACAATGGTCAACCGTTTTCCAGTCTGATTTGA
- the LOC120266914 gene encoding remorin 4.1-like has protein sequence MLHNHQRTTREVEEEHHQHHQQQQQQEEEDGDDGGEEVREIHALTPPPQPQQQAGRGTHSWETTSHRSSTLSEILSENFTTMSREFNAMVLAGSSLQPDAPGDGTSLGRIGEEVEETNPLAIVPDRNPIASPRRGGVGAAAAAAAAEGGGGGGGGVVGEVAVHRVKKEEVETKIMAWQTAEIAKINNRFKRQEVVINGWESDQVEKASSFFNKVERKLDEQRARAREKMQNDVAKARRKAEEKRASSEAKRGTKVARVLELANLMKAVGRAPSKRSFF, from the exons ATGTTGCACAACCATCAAAGAACAACaagagaagtagaagaagaacatcatcaacatcatcaacaacaacaacaacaagaagaagaagatggagacgATGGCGGTGAAGAGGTTCGAGAAATCCATGCCCTAACGCCGCCGCCACAGCCGCAGCAGCAGGCAGGGCGAGGAACTCACTCCTGGGAAACCACAAGCCATAGATCATCAACCCTATCAGAGATCCTCAGTGAGAATTTCACCACCATGAGCCGAGAGTTCAACGCGATGGTCCTCGCCGGATCTAGCCTTCAACCCGATGCCCCAGGAGATGGGACAAGCTTGGGTCGGATCGGAGAAGAAGTAGAGGAGACGAACCCTCTAGCTATAGTTCCAGATAGGAATCCTATAGCATCGCCAAGGCGTGGTGGTGTTGGGGCTgcagcggcggcggcggcggcggaggggggaggaggaggaggaggtggagtGGTGGGGGAGGTGGCAGTGCATAGGGTGAAGAAGGAGGAGGTGGAGACGAAGATAATGGCTTGGCAAACGGCGGAGATAGCGAAGATAAACAATAGGTTTAAAAGGCAAGAGGTTGTCATCAATGGATGGGAAAGTGATCAGGTTGAGAAGGCTTCCTCTTTCTTCAACAAAGTTGAG AGGAAGTTGGATGAGCAGAGAGCACGGGCGAGGGAGAAGATGCAAAATGATGTTGCCAAAGCTCGCCGGAAGGCGGAGGAGAAGCGGGCCTCGTCGGAGGCGAAGAGGGGGACTAAGGTGGCTAGAGTGCTAGAACTAGCCAACCTCATGAAGGCTGTTGGCAGAGCTCCTTCCAAGAGATCCTTCTTCTAG
- the LOC120266913 gene encoding probable cellulose synthase A catalytic subunit 8 [UDP-forming] isoform X1: protein MEVGGEKSLKQNGSQVCQICGDGVGTTVDGELFVACSVCGFPVCRPCYEYERKDGNQSCPQCKTKYKRHKGSPPVGGEEGEDGDADEVASDFNYSAGNQEQKQKIAERMLSWRMNRGRGEDMGPPKYDSGELPRSHIPLISHSQGFSGELSAASPDHHMMSPGGGVGGKRVHPLPYSSPNPSREFSGGFGNVAWKERVDGWKVKQDKNVVPMTNGTSHAPSEGRGATDIDATTDYNMDDALLNDEARQPLSRKVSIPSSRINPYRMVIILRLVVLCIFLHYRITNPVRNAFALWLLSVICEIWFAISWILDQFPKWFPVNRETYLDRLTLRYDREGEPSQLAAVDIFVSTVDPLKEPPLVTANTVLSILAVDYPVDKVSCYVSDDGAAMLTFEALSETSEFARKWVPFSKKYNIEPRAPEWYFAQKIDYLKDKVHPSFVKDRRAMKREYEEFKVRINGLVAKAQKIPDEGWIMQDGTPWPGNNTRDHPGMIQVFLGHSGGLDTEGNELPRLVYVSREKRPGFQHHKKAGAMNALVRVSAVLTNGSYLLNLDCDHYINNSKALREAMCFLMDPNLGKSVCYVQFPQRFDGIDRNDRYANRNTVFFDINLRGLDGIQGPVYVGTGCVFNRTALYGYEPPIKKKAEKNFLLSLCGGSRKKSSKSSKKSSDKKKSSKHVDNTVPIFNLEDIEEGVEGAGFDDEKSLLMSQMSLEKRFGQSTVFVASTLMENGGVPQSATPESLLKEAIHVISCGYEDKTEWGSEIGWIYGSVTEDILTGFKMHARGWRSIYCMPERPAFKGSAPINLSDRLNQVLRWALGSVEILFSRHCPIWYGYGGRLKFLERFAYINTTIYPLTALPLLLYCTLPAVCLLTGKFIIPQISNFASIWFISLFLSIFATGILEMRWSGVGIDEWWRNEQFWVIGGVSAHLFAVFQGLLKVLAGIDTNFTVTSKASDEDGDFAELYMFKWTTLLIPPTTLLIVNLVGVVAGISYAINSGYQSWGPLFGKLFFAFWVIVHLYPFLKGLMGRQNRTPTIVVVWSILLASIFSLLWVRIDPFTTRVTGPDTQQCGINC from the exons ATGGAGGTCGGCGGAGAG AAGTCGTTGAAGCAGAATGGGAGTCAGGTTTGTCAGATCTGTGGTGATGGTGTTGGGACGACGGTGGATGGGGAGCTCTTCGTTGCTTGTAGTGTTTGTGGGTTCCCTGTTTGCAGGCCGTGTTATGAGTATGAGCGCAAGGATGGTAACCAATCCTGCCCTCAGTGCAAGACCAAGTATAAGCGTCACAAAG GAAGCCCGCCGGTTGGTGGAGAGGAAGGGGAGGATGGAGATGCTGATGAGGTCGCCAGTGACTTCAATTACTCGGCTGGGAACCAGGAACAGAAGCAGAAGATTGCTGAGAGGATGTTGAGCTGGCGCATGAATCGTGGAAGAGGGGAGGATATGGGGCCTCCCAAGTATGATAGTGGAGAGCTTCCTCGCAGCCACATTCCATTGATCAGTCATAGCCAAGGG TTCTCTGGGGAGCTGTCAGCGGCATCTCCAGATCATCATATGATGTCTCCTGGAGGTGGTGTTGGTGGAAAGCGTGTTCATCCTCTCCCTTATTCATCTC CCAACCCTTCAAGGGAATTTTCTGGTGGATTTGGAAATGTTGCCTGGAAAGAGAGAGTTGATGGCTGGAAGGTGAAGCAGGATAAAAACGTTGTTCCAATGACTAATGGTACTAGTCATGCCCCTTCGGAGGGCAGAGGAGCGACAGACATTGATGCAACAACTGATTACAATATGGATGATGCTTTATT GAATGATGAAGCTCGCCAGCCACTTTCAAGGAAGGTCTCCATTCCTTCTTCCAGGATAAACCCATACAGGATGGTCATTATTTTGCGTCTTGTTGTCCTGTGCATTTTCTTACATTATCGTATCACAAATCCTGTACGCAATGCCTTTGCTCTATGGCTATTATCAGTGATATGTGAGATTTGGTTTGCCATATCATGGATATTGGATCAGTTCCCTAAATGGTTTCCAGTGAACCGTGAAACTTATCTGGATAGATTGACTTTAAG ATATGACCGAGAAGGTGAACCATCTCAGTTGGCTGCTGTTGACATTTTTGTTAGTACTGTTGACCCTTTGAAGGAGCCACCTCTTGTCACGGCTAACACTGTTCTTTCAATTCTTGCTGTGGATTACCCTGTCGACAAGGTCTCTTGCTATGTCTCTGATGATGGAGCTGCTATGTTGACATTTGAGGCCCTATCTGAAACTTCAGAGTTTGCACGGAAATGGGTTCCTTTCAGCAAGAAGTATAACATTGAACCACGGGCTCCAGAATGGTACTTTGCGCAGAAGATTGATTACTTGAAAGATAAAGTTCATCCATCTTTTGTTAAAGATCGCAGAGCTATGAAG AGAGAATATGAGGAGTTTAAAGTTCGCATTAATGGACTTGTTGCAAAGGCCCAGAAGATCCCTGATGAAGGCTGGATCATGCAAGATGGGACACCTTGGCCTGGTAATAACACAAGAGATCATCCTGGAATGATACAG GTTTTTCTTGGTCATAGTGGAGGCCTGGACACTGAGGGCAATGAGCTGCCACGACTTGTCTATGTCTCTCGTGAGAAACGCCCCGGTTTCCAGCATCATAAGAAGGCCGGTGCAATGAATGCACTT GTACGTGTCTCAGCAGTGCTTACTAATGGATCATACCTGTTGAATCTTGATTGTGACCATTATATAAATAACAGCAAGGCATTGAGGGAAGCTATGTGTTTCCTTATGGATCCAAATCTCGGAAAGTCAGTTTGTTATGTTCAATTTCCTCAGAGGTTTGATGGCATTGATAGGAATGATCGTTATGCAAACCGCAACACAGTGTTTTTTGAT ATCAATTTAAGAGGTCTTGATGGCATTCAAGGCCCTGTTTATGTCGGCACGGGATGTGTTTTCAATAGAACTGCTTTGTATGGTTATGAACCACCAATTAAAAAGAAGGCTGAGAAGAACTTTTTGTTATCATTATGTGGTGGCTCCCGGAAGAAGAGTTCAAAATCAAGCAAGAAAAGTTCGGACAAGAAGAAATCAAGCAAACATGTGGATAACACTGTGCCGATCTTCAATTTGGAAGATATAGAAGAAGGTGTTGAAG GCGCTGGGTTTGATGATGAGAAGTCATTACTCATGTCGCAAATGAGCTTGGAGAAAAGGTTTGGTCAATCAACTGTCTTTGTCGCCTCAACACTAATGGAAAATGGTGGAGTTCCTCAATCAGCAACACCGGAGTCTCTTTTGAAAGAAGCAATTCATGTCATCAGCTGTGGTTATGAAGATAAGACTGAATGGGGAAGTGAG ATTGGATGGATTTATGGTTCCGTGACTGAAGATATTCTTACTGGATTTAAGATGCATGCACGAGGATGGCGATCAATTTACTGCATGCCTGAACGGCCAGCCTTCAAAGGTTCTGCTCCCATTAATCTTTCAGATCGTTTGAACCAAGTGCTCCGATGGGCTCTTGGATCTGTTGAGATTCTCTTTAGCCGTCATTGCCCCATATGGTACGGGTATGGTGGTAGATTGAAATTCCTCGAGAGATTTGCATACATCAACACCACTATTTACCCGCTTACTGCTCTTCCACTTCTCTTGTACTGTACTTTGCCTGCTGTCTGTCTGCTGACAGGAAAGTTTATCATCCCGCAG ATTAGCAACTTCGCCAGTATCTGGTTcatttctctcttcctttcGATCTTCGCCACTGGTATACTCGAGATGAGATGGAGTGGGGTTGGTATCGACGAATGGTGGAGGAATGAACAATTCTGGGTCATTGGAGGTGTCTCCGCCCATCTCTTCGCCGTATTCCAAGGTCTTCTCAAAGTACTAGCTGGTATTGACACCAACTTCACTGTCACCTCAAAGGCCTCCGACGAAGACGGAGACTTCGCTGAGCTCTACATGTTCAAATGGACAACACTCCTCATACCACCAACTACTCTACTCATTGTAAACCTAGTTGGTGTCGTTGCCGGTATCTCCTACGCCATTAACAGCGGGTACCAATCCTGGGGTCCGCTCTTTGGTAAGCTCTTCTTTGCTTTCTGGGTGATCGTCCATCTATACCCTTTCCTCAAGGGTCTTATGGGCCGGCAAAACAGAACACCTACCATTGTTGTTGTCTGGTCCATTCTTCTGGCCTCCATCTTCTCCTTGTTGTGGGTTAGGATTGACCCTTTCACTACCAGAGTTACAGGCCCAGATACACAGCAATGTGGCATCAACTGCTGA
- the LOC120266913 gene encoding probable cellulose synthase A catalytic subunit 8 [UDP-forming] isoform X2 → MEVGGESLKQNGSQVCQICGDGVGTTVDGELFVACSVCGFPVCRPCYEYERKDGNQSCPQCKTKYKRHKGSPPVGGEEGEDGDADEVASDFNYSAGNQEQKQKIAERMLSWRMNRGRGEDMGPPKYDSGELPRSHIPLISHSQGFSGELSAASPDHHMMSPGGGVGGKRVHPLPYSSPNPSREFSGGFGNVAWKERVDGWKVKQDKNVVPMTNGTSHAPSEGRGATDIDATTDYNMDDALLNDEARQPLSRKVSIPSSRINPYRMVIILRLVVLCIFLHYRITNPVRNAFALWLLSVICEIWFAISWILDQFPKWFPVNRETYLDRLTLRYDREGEPSQLAAVDIFVSTVDPLKEPPLVTANTVLSILAVDYPVDKVSCYVSDDGAAMLTFEALSETSEFARKWVPFSKKYNIEPRAPEWYFAQKIDYLKDKVHPSFVKDRRAMKREYEEFKVRINGLVAKAQKIPDEGWIMQDGTPWPGNNTRDHPGMIQVFLGHSGGLDTEGNELPRLVYVSREKRPGFQHHKKAGAMNALVRVSAVLTNGSYLLNLDCDHYINNSKALREAMCFLMDPNLGKSVCYVQFPQRFDGIDRNDRYANRNTVFFDINLRGLDGIQGPVYVGTGCVFNRTALYGYEPPIKKKAEKNFLLSLCGGSRKKSSKSSKKSSDKKKSSKHVDNTVPIFNLEDIEEGVEGAGFDDEKSLLMSQMSLEKRFGQSTVFVASTLMENGGVPQSATPESLLKEAIHVISCGYEDKTEWGSEIGWIYGSVTEDILTGFKMHARGWRSIYCMPERPAFKGSAPINLSDRLNQVLRWALGSVEILFSRHCPIWYGYGGRLKFLERFAYINTTIYPLTALPLLLYCTLPAVCLLTGKFIIPQISNFASIWFISLFLSIFATGILEMRWSGVGIDEWWRNEQFWVIGGVSAHLFAVFQGLLKVLAGIDTNFTVTSKASDEDGDFAELYMFKWTTLLIPPTTLLIVNLVGVVAGISYAINSGYQSWGPLFGKLFFAFWVIVHLYPFLKGLMGRQNRTPTIVVVWSILLASIFSLLWVRIDPFTTRVTGPDTQQCGINC, encoded by the exons ATGGAGGTCGGCGGAGAG TCGTTGAAGCAGAATGGGAGTCAGGTTTGTCAGATCTGTGGTGATGGTGTTGGGACGACGGTGGATGGGGAGCTCTTCGTTGCTTGTAGTGTTTGTGGGTTCCCTGTTTGCAGGCCGTGTTATGAGTATGAGCGCAAGGATGGTAACCAATCCTGCCCTCAGTGCAAGACCAAGTATAAGCGTCACAAAG GAAGCCCGCCGGTTGGTGGAGAGGAAGGGGAGGATGGAGATGCTGATGAGGTCGCCAGTGACTTCAATTACTCGGCTGGGAACCAGGAACAGAAGCAGAAGATTGCTGAGAGGATGTTGAGCTGGCGCATGAATCGTGGAAGAGGGGAGGATATGGGGCCTCCCAAGTATGATAGTGGAGAGCTTCCTCGCAGCCACATTCCATTGATCAGTCATAGCCAAGGG TTCTCTGGGGAGCTGTCAGCGGCATCTCCAGATCATCATATGATGTCTCCTGGAGGTGGTGTTGGTGGAAAGCGTGTTCATCCTCTCCCTTATTCATCTC CCAACCCTTCAAGGGAATTTTCTGGTGGATTTGGAAATGTTGCCTGGAAAGAGAGAGTTGATGGCTGGAAGGTGAAGCAGGATAAAAACGTTGTTCCAATGACTAATGGTACTAGTCATGCCCCTTCGGAGGGCAGAGGAGCGACAGACATTGATGCAACAACTGATTACAATATGGATGATGCTTTATT GAATGATGAAGCTCGCCAGCCACTTTCAAGGAAGGTCTCCATTCCTTCTTCCAGGATAAACCCATACAGGATGGTCATTATTTTGCGTCTTGTTGTCCTGTGCATTTTCTTACATTATCGTATCACAAATCCTGTACGCAATGCCTTTGCTCTATGGCTATTATCAGTGATATGTGAGATTTGGTTTGCCATATCATGGATATTGGATCAGTTCCCTAAATGGTTTCCAGTGAACCGTGAAACTTATCTGGATAGATTGACTTTAAG ATATGACCGAGAAGGTGAACCATCTCAGTTGGCTGCTGTTGACATTTTTGTTAGTACTGTTGACCCTTTGAAGGAGCCACCTCTTGTCACGGCTAACACTGTTCTTTCAATTCTTGCTGTGGATTACCCTGTCGACAAGGTCTCTTGCTATGTCTCTGATGATGGAGCTGCTATGTTGACATTTGAGGCCCTATCTGAAACTTCAGAGTTTGCACGGAAATGGGTTCCTTTCAGCAAGAAGTATAACATTGAACCACGGGCTCCAGAATGGTACTTTGCGCAGAAGATTGATTACTTGAAAGATAAAGTTCATCCATCTTTTGTTAAAGATCGCAGAGCTATGAAG AGAGAATATGAGGAGTTTAAAGTTCGCATTAATGGACTTGTTGCAAAGGCCCAGAAGATCCCTGATGAAGGCTGGATCATGCAAGATGGGACACCTTGGCCTGGTAATAACACAAGAGATCATCCTGGAATGATACAG GTTTTTCTTGGTCATAGTGGAGGCCTGGACACTGAGGGCAATGAGCTGCCACGACTTGTCTATGTCTCTCGTGAGAAACGCCCCGGTTTCCAGCATCATAAGAAGGCCGGTGCAATGAATGCACTT GTACGTGTCTCAGCAGTGCTTACTAATGGATCATACCTGTTGAATCTTGATTGTGACCATTATATAAATAACAGCAAGGCATTGAGGGAAGCTATGTGTTTCCTTATGGATCCAAATCTCGGAAAGTCAGTTTGTTATGTTCAATTTCCTCAGAGGTTTGATGGCATTGATAGGAATGATCGTTATGCAAACCGCAACACAGTGTTTTTTGAT ATCAATTTAAGAGGTCTTGATGGCATTCAAGGCCCTGTTTATGTCGGCACGGGATGTGTTTTCAATAGAACTGCTTTGTATGGTTATGAACCACCAATTAAAAAGAAGGCTGAGAAGAACTTTTTGTTATCATTATGTGGTGGCTCCCGGAAGAAGAGTTCAAAATCAAGCAAGAAAAGTTCGGACAAGAAGAAATCAAGCAAACATGTGGATAACACTGTGCCGATCTTCAATTTGGAAGATATAGAAGAAGGTGTTGAAG GCGCTGGGTTTGATGATGAGAAGTCATTACTCATGTCGCAAATGAGCTTGGAGAAAAGGTTTGGTCAATCAACTGTCTTTGTCGCCTCAACACTAATGGAAAATGGTGGAGTTCCTCAATCAGCAACACCGGAGTCTCTTTTGAAAGAAGCAATTCATGTCATCAGCTGTGGTTATGAAGATAAGACTGAATGGGGAAGTGAG ATTGGATGGATTTATGGTTCCGTGACTGAAGATATTCTTACTGGATTTAAGATGCATGCACGAGGATGGCGATCAATTTACTGCATGCCTGAACGGCCAGCCTTCAAAGGTTCTGCTCCCATTAATCTTTCAGATCGTTTGAACCAAGTGCTCCGATGGGCTCTTGGATCTGTTGAGATTCTCTTTAGCCGTCATTGCCCCATATGGTACGGGTATGGTGGTAGATTGAAATTCCTCGAGAGATTTGCATACATCAACACCACTATTTACCCGCTTACTGCTCTTCCACTTCTCTTGTACTGTACTTTGCCTGCTGTCTGTCTGCTGACAGGAAAGTTTATCATCCCGCAG ATTAGCAACTTCGCCAGTATCTGGTTcatttctctcttcctttcGATCTTCGCCACTGGTATACTCGAGATGAGATGGAGTGGGGTTGGTATCGACGAATGGTGGAGGAATGAACAATTCTGGGTCATTGGAGGTGTCTCCGCCCATCTCTTCGCCGTATTCCAAGGTCTTCTCAAAGTACTAGCTGGTATTGACACCAACTTCACTGTCACCTCAAAGGCCTCCGACGAAGACGGAGACTTCGCTGAGCTCTACATGTTCAAATGGACAACACTCCTCATACCACCAACTACTCTACTCATTGTAAACCTAGTTGGTGTCGTTGCCGGTATCTCCTACGCCATTAACAGCGGGTACCAATCCTGGGGTCCGCTCTTTGGTAAGCTCTTCTTTGCTTTCTGGGTGATCGTCCATCTATACCCTTTCCTCAAGGGTCTTATGGGCCGGCAAAACAGAACACCTACCATTGTTGTTGTCTGGTCCATTCTTCTGGCCTCCATCTTCTCCTTGTTGTGGGTTAGGATTGACCCTTTCACTACCAGAGTTACAGGCCCAGATACACAGCAATGTGGCATCAACTGCTGA